The DNA sequence GCCCCATGGACGAGTTGCGCATCCGCCATGTGGACTACAAGGACGAGCGCTTCCTGTCGCGCTTCGTCACCGACAACGGCAAGATCCTTCCGAGCCGCCTGAGCGGCACGTGCGCGCGTCACCAGCGTCAGCTGGCGAGCGCCATCAAGAAGGCGCGCTACCTGGCGCTCCTGCCGTACACGCGCGGACAGTCGCAGTAAGTGACGAA is a window from the Gemmatimonadaceae bacterium genome containing:
- the rpsR gene encoding 30S ribosomal protein S18, with the protein product MRRQRKTCPMDELRIRHVDYKDERFLSRFVTDNGKILPSRLSGTCARHQRQLASAIKKARYLALLPYTRGQSQ